In one window of Stigmatopora argus isolate UIUO_Sarg chromosome 19, RoL_Sarg_1.0, whole genome shotgun sequence DNA:
- the LOC144064810 gene encoding adhesion G-protein coupled receptor F1-like yields the protein MFPTLFPFLIGMSCIYHQGYGVDYIAEVLMESDATLNVDLIMSLLNKTTNHYNVTLQDIEVVAECINVGEEYSCNCSEGYIWSKEVCHNLRCCNETSCKHNVLTFKSVCVAVGEFTCVNDPEFGNGCLNYTARASCSQNEVGGKYAICRESGEWEYQDDNCTLQTIVDLLEESENLTETTFPKLLAELSNTTNTSSQQVTESPNNIKAIVEILENVATFMKTSEILINQDHIARVLSTTSVLIMDNARASWDTLNRQAVIATFGQRTRTPRKESLSSLLLFSLECITSRLSNASFNIETPLIILNKTSMTTSFHEDFNSTIEINIQGSNGPANLTLITFESLDNVLPPRDENNATGRVINGRVVLVQSDNNLNNISFKFDIINESLERPQCVFWNFTLFDGLGGWDNEGCKLVIQVNELVTCQCDHLTSFSILMSPHAPNDLVLNYITNIGISISIFFLVICLCIETLVWRQVSKSNTSHLRHISIVNIALCLLIANLCFIIGVGRTSNLQVCTGVTFITHFFYLALFFWMFNYGLLLLYYTFTVFEAISKSTMLAIGFCLGYGAPLIIATITIVVNAPLKSYIQQDGCWLNWNESKALLAFVSPSLLIVCINFLILILVIAKLLQRRKNPSHVQGDEKNVIGFLARTVAILTPFFGITWTLGVGTLSDSQNWTLHAMFALFNSLQGLFILIFGTLLDKKVWSEILNHMSNLYK from the exons ATGTTTCCCACACTTTTTCCGTTTCTGATTGGAATGTCATGCATATACCATCAG GGTTATGGTGTTG ACTACATCGCTGAAGTTTTGATGGAAAGTGATGCCACTCTGAATGTGGATCTGATCATGTCTTTGttgaataaaacaacaaatcatTACAATGTGACCCTTCAAGATATTGAAGTGGTGGCCG AGTGTATAAATGTTGGAGAGGAATATTCTTGCAACTGTTCTGAAGGATACATTTGGAGCAAGGAAGTTTGCCATAATTTAAGATGCTGTAATGAAACTTCATGCAAACACAATGTGTTGACTTTCAAATCAGTCTGCGTTGCCGTAG gtGAATTCACTTGCGTTAATGATCCAGAATTTGGAAATGGATGTTTAAATTATACGGCCAGAGCTTCATGTAGTCAAAATGAGGTGGGAGGAAAATATGCCATTTGCCGAGAAAGTGGAGAATGGGAATATCAGGATGACAACTGCACCCTCCAAACAATTGTCGACCTACTTGAAGAATCTGAG AATTTGACTGAAACGACTTTTCCGAAGTTGCTGGCTGAACTCAGCAATACCACTAACACCTCGAGTCAGCAAGTAACTGAATCTCCAAACAACATTAAAGCCATTGTTGAAATTCTTGAAAATGTAGCAACTTTTATGAAAACATCTGAAATCCTGATAAATCAGGATCATATTGCG CGTGTTCTCTCAACCACAAGTGTTCTCATCATGGATAATGCAAGAGCATCATGGGATACTCTTAACCGTCAAGCCGTCATTGCAACCTTTGGACAAAGAACCCGCACTCCTAGAAAGGAGAGTTTAAGCTCACTATTGCTGTTTTCTCTTGAGTGTATAACGAGTAGACTGAGTAATGCATCTTTTAACATCGAAACGCCATTGATTATCTTGAACAAAACTTCAATGACAACCAGTTTTCATGAGGATTTTAATTCTACAATAGAGATAAACATACAAGGCTCCAATGGACCAGCAAATCTCACCTTGATAACCTTTGAATCCTTGGACAATGTACTTCCTCCAAGAGATGAGAACAACGCTACAGGCAGGGTCATAAATGGGAGAGTCGTACTTGTTCAGTCTGACAACAACCTCAACAACATCTCATTTAAGTTTGACATCATAAATGAGTCTCTGGAAAGACCTCAGTGTGTATTTTGGAACTTTACCCTTTTCGATGGTCTTGGAGGATGGGACAATGAAGGCTGCAAGCTTGTTATCCAAGTAAATGAGTTGGTTACATGTCAGTGTGACCATTTAACCTCATTTTCCATACTAATGTCACCTCATGCTCCAAACGACCTTGTGTTGAATTACATCACCAACATCGGGATcagcatttccattttttttttagttatatgCCTCTGCATTGAGACACTTGTATGGAGACAAGTTAGCAAGAGCAACACATCACACTTGCGCCATATTTCCATTGTTAACATTGCATTGTGTCTCCTGATTGCAAACCTTTGTTTCATTATTGGTGTCGGAAGGACAAGCAATCTACAGGTGTGCACTGGGGTTACCTTTATCACCCATTTCTTTTACCTAGCCCTCTTTTTTTGGATGTTCAATTATGGCTTGTTGCTGCTTTATTACACATTCACTGTCTTTGAGGCTATTTCTAAGAGCACCATGTTAGCCATTGGATTTTGTCTCGGCTATGGGGCCCCACTGATTATCGCAACGATTACGATAGTCGTGAATGCCCCTCTTAAGTCTTATATTCAGCAAGATGGCTGCTGGCTTAACTGGAATGAGTCCAAAGCGCTCCTGGCATTTGTGAGCCCATCATTGCTCATTGTGtgtattaattttttaatcctaatTCTAGTGATAGCTAAACTACTCCAGAGACGGAAAAACCCAAGTCATGTACAAGGGGATGAGAAGAATGTCATTGGTTTCCTTGCTCGGACCGTGGCCATTCTCACTCCATTTTTTGGAATAACGTGGACTCTTGGAGTGGGAACCTTAAGTGACTCTCAAAATTGGACGCTTCATGCTATGTTTGCCCTCTTTAATTCCCTACAG GGGTTGTTCATATTAATTTTTGGAACACTCTTGGACAAAAAG GTTTGGTCAGAAATTTTGAACCACATGTCAAACCTCTACAAGTGA